ATCGGTCAGATAGCGCCAGCGCGCATGCTCGCCGTACGAAATGGTGGGTGCCGGAGGAGCGCTGGAGATCTCGACTCCCGCGCTGATTCCCGTGCTCGTACCGGTCGTTGCGCACGAGGTGATTCCCAGCGCGGCGAGTGCTAGAAGCGGTGCGATCAGGCGTTTCATGTCCGTCTCCTTCCGTCGGAGCTCCCGGCGTGGAGCTCACGGGTGACTGGCGAGCCGGCCGCGGCCGAAGACGAGCATCGCGCGTGCCGCGAGGACACAAGGGCCGGGAAACTCCGGCAAGTGGCTTGGCGACAGGGATCAGCGCGCCGCCCCGCGTGTACCAGCGACCCTTGGGGAGGCGGCGAGCGACGCGTTGTTTGGTAAGAGGAACAATCGAAAAGCGGCGCTAGTGGATTCGATAGACGTCGGTGTTCAGATACTTGAGTCCCGAGTCCACCATCAGCGTGACCACCTTCTTCCCTGGCCCGAGCCTCAGCCCGAGCGCGATGGCCGCGACCACGTTGGCTCCGGAAGAAGTGCCGGCGAACAGGGCCTCTTCACGTGCGAGCCGGCGGGCCATTTCCTTGGCCTCGTCGGTCTTCACGGCGAGGATTTCGTCCACCAGGCTCGGCTCCCACAGCGGCGGCACGAACCCGACGCCGACGCCCTCGATCTGATGCGGTCCGGGCTCTCCGCCGCTCAGCACCGCGGATTCGGCGGGTTCGACCACCGCGATCTGCACCCCGGCGCGGTGCTTCTTCAGCACCGTCGCCACGCCGCGGGACGAAGCCGCCGTGCCCGCGCAGTGGACGAAGGCATCGACTTCGCCGCGCGTTTCGGCCCAGATCTCCTCGCCCAGCCCGTAGTAGCCGCCGATGGTATCGGGATTGCGGAGCTGATCGGTCCAGCAGGTGTTCGGCTGCCGGCTCAGTGCGCGAGCGGTTTCGATCATGTCGAGGATCAGCTTCTTGGTGGTGCGCCCCTCCTCGCTCGGCACCAGGGTCAGCTCGGCGCCCAGCGCGCGCATCTGGTCGAGCTTCTCACGCGCGAAGGCGTCGGAGCTCACGATGTGAATGCGATGCCCCCGGGCCGCGCACACCAGCGCCAGCGACGCGCCGGTGCTCCCGCCGGTGTACTCGATCACCGTGCCACCCGGTTTGAGGCGGCCGGTCTCTTCCGCCCGCGAGATCACCGCAACCGCCATGCGGTCCTTCATGCTGCCGGTCGGGTTCTCCCATTCGAGCTTCGCGTAGATCTCGGCGCAGCCGGCTGGGACGACCCGGTTCAGCCGGACCATGGTGGTGTTTCCGATCGCCTCGAGAACGCTCATGGCACCGCTCCTCTCACTCGACCGACGGCAGTTCGACGATGAACGCGGCTCCGCGCGGCTGGCGTGATTCCGCGTGAACCCGGCCGCCGTGCTGGCTCGCGATCTCGCGCACGATCGCGAGTCCAAGTCCGGTCCCGCCCTGTGCGTGCACCGACTCGGCCCGGTAGAAACGCTCGAACACGTGCGGCAGGTCCTCGGATGCGATTCCCGGTCCGTCGTCGCTCACCGTCAGGCCCCAGCCCGCGGCGGGACGATCCGTCGAATGCCCGGCGAGCACCGGATCGAGGCGCGCCATGGACAGGGTGACGTGACCCCCCGCCGGAACGTAGCGCAAGGCGTTGCCGAGCAGATTGTCCACGACCTGCTCGAGCCTCCGGCCGTCGGCCAGCACCCAGGCCGGCGTCTCGAGTCCCGCCCACTCCAGCGTCAGTCCGGCGGCCGAGAACCTCGGTCCCAGCCGGCGGGCCGCATGGCGACACAATGCGGCCCAGTCGAGGCGCACGGGCTTCAGGGGGACCGACCCCGCTTCGAGGCGCGTGAGCTCGAGCAGATCGGCGATCAACAACTCGAGGCGCTTCGCCTCTTCCAGGACGTCATTGAGATAAGTGGCCCGCTCTTCTTCCGAGCTGGGCACTTCGGGATTGGCCAGGGTCTCGACGTAGCCGCGGATCGATGTGAGCGGGGTCGCCAGCTCATGGGTGATGTCGGCGAAGAGCCGGCGTCTCTGCAAGTCGGTGGCTTCGAGCTGAGCGCGCGCCACCGCAAGACGTTCGGTCATGAGATTGAAGCTTTGCTCGAGGCGACCGATTTCGTCGCGTCCGCTGCGTTCCACGCGCGCCGACAGCTCGCCCCCGGTGACGCGCCTCGCGACCTGCTCGAGCGCCTGCAGGCGCGTCACCACGATTCGCACCATCAGCAACCCGGCGACTCCCGCGGCCAGGATCGCGAACGGCATGAACAGCGCGAGGGCTCGCGTTTCGGGGAGCGCCCAGAGACTTACTCCCTCTGCCGTTCCCATCGCCACGACCTCGCCGAAGCGACCGCCTTCGATGTTCACGGCTCGATGCCCGAGCACCGCCAGGCGCGCTTCGAGAGAGGCGAAGTCGTCCCCGCTTCTTCCGAACGGCGCCTCGCCGGCGGAGGAATCACGCAGCGCCGACGAATCGGCGAGCCCACTGCTCAACAGGAGCGGGATGATGCGCGCGCGCAGGTCGGGACCGATCGGCTGGGTCGCGACCAGGCGGCCGTCCCAGGCGCTGAGCAACAGGAACGCGTCGCGCGCCGCCGGGCGATTTTCGCGCAGCACGCGAGCGATCTCCCTCAGATCGTAGGGATCGTAGAGCGCCGCGATCTGGCGCGAGGCGCGATCGAGCGACAGCTCGGTGCGCTCGTGGGCGCGTTGCGCGGCGAGGGGCCGCAGCACCGTCACCACCACCAGCACCTCGAGCAGCGTGGCCGCGGCCAGAACCAGCAGGAAGGTTCCGGCAAAGGTCCAGAACAGACTGTGCGCGCGCGACGCGGGTCTCAGAAGGCTTCACCCTCGAAGCGGTAGCCCGCGCCCCACACCGTCTGCAGATAGCGCGGCTCGTCGGGGTCCACTTCCAGCTTCCTGCGCAGCCGGCTGACCAGGTTGTCGATGGTGCGATCTCCCACCACTCGATCGTCCCCCCAGACGCGGTCGATCAGCGCCTCTCGCGAGAACACCTGGCCGGGCCGGCAGGCCAGGAAATAGAGCAGATCGAATTCCAGCGTGGTCAAGCGCACGCGCGCGCCGTCCCGTTCGGCTTCGCGTCGCGCGGGATCGATGCGCAGCCCGCCGAACACCAGCTCGTGCTGGCGCGGCTCGGTCGCCGTACGTCTGAGGAGCGCGCGCACGCGAGCCACCAGCTCCGAAGTGCCGAAGGGCTTGGGGAGATAGTCGTCGGCGCCGAGCTCGAGGCCGAGGACCTTGTCGGCTTCGGTCGAGCGGGCGGTCAGCATCAAGATCGGAACCTCGCTTTCGCCGCGCAGATGGCGGGTGACCTCGAGCCCGCTCAGTCCCGGCAGGCCGATGTCGAGCACCACCAGCGCCGGCTTCAGACGATCGAATTCGCGAATCGCCTGCTCGCCGTCGGCGGCGAGATGACACTCGTATCCCGCCGCCTCGAGATTCTTCGCGACCAACACCGCGATGCGCCGATCGTCCTCGACGATCAGGACCTTGAGCTTCATGCGGCCAGTCTCGGAGAGCGGTGAGTGAAAGACAAGCGCCCGCCGGGCGTTTAGGCCGTGCCTAGTGCCACCGGGCCTCGGCGCCGGGGCGGCGGAGCCTCGCGCGCTGCTCGGGCGTGAGCACGGCGCGGATCGCGAGAATGGCGGCCACCCTTGACTTGAGCATCTCCTGCCGCACGGAAGTCAGCCGCTCGATGGCCCTGGCGATCGCCCCGGTGTCGGTGGAATCGCGTTCCACCAGGCGCTGCAGATCGAGGTCGGCGATGCGCGCGTCGCCGTCGGCGCGAATCGCGTAGCGGCGCTGGGCGTCGATGAGATCCTCGATCTTCGTGCGCTGGGTCGGGGAGAGCCCCAGCTGATCGAGGGCTTCGGGCGTCGGAAGCCGCGCCCACAACGGACCGGGTCCCGGCGGCGGGCCAAACTCGGGGCGCGGCCCGAGAGGAACATCCGGACCGGGCGGGTCGCCCAACTTCGGGCTCCCCGCATCCGGCCCGCGCCCGGGCCCCTCTCCCAGGCCGCTTTGCGCGAGCGCCGCGCCGTGCAGCGCGACGGCGCTCAGCAAGATCCAGACGATCGCGATCCGCTTCGACTGCCAGGCAGCCCGCGCAGGCTCGCCTTTCCACCGGCGCGCGTTCATGGGAGGCGGACCACTCGGGTCGAGAGCGCTTCATGCTCGGTCTCGAGCCGCAGGAAGTAGACGCCGCCGGGAACCGACGCCCCCGAGGCGTCGTGCCCATCCCACTCCGCGGAATAGGCGCCGGGCGTTACCGCGTGGTCCATCAACCTGCGCACCGCGCGTCCACTCACGTCGTACACGGTGAGCCGCGCGCGGGTGGCCGAAGCGAGCGTGAAGCGAACCGTGCTGCGGGCGGAAAACGGGTTGGGCCACGCCCGATCGAGTCGGGTCGTCGCGGGCCCCGCGACCGGCGCGGAGCTCGCCAGCGAGCCGATCGCGCCATAGGGACCGAACAGCGTGAACTGGATGAGCGGCGAAGTCGCGATGCCGCTCGGGGCGCCGGGGTCGGCGACGTACCAGCGGCCGAAAAGCGTCGTACCGGCGAGTGTCGGATCGTCGGGGATCGCCATCGTCACCGAGCCGAAGCCTTCGCCGCTCGGGCTCTTCTGGAGCACGATGGCGAGTCGCGCGAACGAGCCCGCGGCCGGAATGGCGCCGCCCTCGGCGGGCGGCGAAGTGTCGAGGACCAGCACCGCGGGTGCGCCCGCGAGTGCGTCGTGGACTCCGATCGTGAGCTGCGGATTCCCCGTCATCATCGGCTCGGGCGCGACGGGAATCGGCGGCGATTCGGAGCCACCCGCCACGCCGCCGTCGAGCACGCGGGGGACCAGACCGGTTTCTCCGTAGAGCCCGGGGCGATCGAAGGGCGGCTCCTCGCTCGCCACTCGCGGATCGGTGAGCGGCCGGCGCAGGAACGCGAGCAGCGCCGCCTTCTGGTCGGGGGTGAGGTTGAGTGGGCGGATCACCGGCGGCTTGTTGGCCGCGGTGAAGTCGCCGCCGCGGTCATAGAAATCCACCACTTCCTCGAGGGTGTTGAAGCGCCCGTCGTGGAAGTAGGCGGGCCGCAGCGCCACGTTG
The DNA window shown above is from Candidatus Sulfotelmatobacter sp. and carries:
- a CDS encoding response regulator transcription factor, producing the protein MKLKVLIVEDDRRIAVLVAKNLEAAGYECHLAADGEQAIREFDRLKPALVVLDIGLPGLSGLEVTRHLRGESEVPILMLTARSTEADKVLGLELGADDYLPKPFGTSELVARVRALLRRTATEPRQHELVFGGLRIDPARREAERDGARVRLTTLEFDLLYFLACRPGQVFSREALIDRVWGDDRVVGDRTIDNLVSRLRRKLEVDPDEPRYLQTVWGAGYRFEGEAF
- a CDS encoding HAMP domain-containing sensor histidine kinase, whose product is MLVVVTVLRPLAAQRAHERTELSLDRASRQIAALYDPYDLREIARVLRENRPAARDAFLLLSAWDGRLVATQPIGPDLRARIIPLLLSSGLADSSALRDSSAGEAPFGRSGDDFASLEARLAVLGHRAVNIEGGRFGEVVAMGTAEGVSLWALPETRALALFMPFAILAAGVAGLLMVRIVVTRLQALEQVARRVTGGELSARVERSGRDEIGRLEQSFNLMTERLAVARAQLEATDLQRRRLFADITHELATPLTSIRGYVETLANPEVPSSEEERATYLNDVLEEAKRLELLIADLLELTRLEAGSVPLKPVRLDWAALCRHAARRLGPRFSAAGLTLEWAGLETPAWVLADGRRLEQVVDNLLGNALRYVPAGGHVTLSMARLDPVLAGHSTDRPAAGWGLTVSDDGPGIASEDLPHVFERFYRAESVHAQGGTGLGLAIVREIASQHGGRVHAESRQPRGAAFIVELPSVE
- a CDS encoding cysteine synthase family protein encodes the protein MSVLEAIGNTTMVRLNRVVPAGCAEIYAKLEWENPTGSMKDRMAVAVISRAEETGRLKPGGTVIEYTGGSTGASLALVCAARGHRIHIVSSDAFAREKLDQMRALGAELTLVPSEEGRTTKKLILDMIETARALSRQPNTCWTDQLRNPDTIGGYYGLGEEIWAETRGEVDAFVHCAGTAASSRGVATVLKKHRAGVQIAVVEPAESAVLSGGEPGPHQIEGVGVGFVPPLWEPSLVDEILAVKTDEAKEMARRLAREEALFAGTSSGANVVAAIALGLRLGPGKKVVTLMVDSGLKYLNTDVYRIH
- a CDS encoding periplasmic heavy metal sensor yields the protein MNARRWKGEPARAAWQSKRIAIVWILLSAVALHGAALAQSGLGEGPGRGPDAGSPKLGDPPGPDVPLGPRPEFGPPPGPGPLWARLPTPEALDQLGLSPTQRTKIEDLIDAQRRYAIRADGDARIADLDLQRLVERDSTDTGAIARAIERLTSVRQEMLKSRVAAILAIRAVLTPEQRARLRRPGAEARWH